Proteins from a single region of Halalkalibaculum roseum:
- the rsmB gene encoding 16S rRNA (cytosine(967)-C(5))-methyltransferase RsmB, translating into METEATARSVSVEILIEFDENGILDYSTANELDTRDRAEVREYVQNILRKRSYLDFLIDNFSNVNIEEMKPSLKNILRLGIYDMIYMDSTPDYAAINESVEIAKLMLGHRTGDLVNAIMRNLQRDGDQLPKPKFKDRTKLVATTFSHPEWLVKRWSKRFGEREAFQLMQANNKRPTYYVRANNLRTKTENFKLRMTKNGIQFEESDWLPGYFRVDSVAPFISKGWLSKGFCQIQDIAAGFAPTLLDPEPGETIYDLCAAPGTKSIMMSDMMNADGDILAVDISSERLDKLAESALEYHAENIKVRRADVTELELDEADGVLLDAPCTGTGVLSKRADLRWRRDEEGLERAVAQQEQLLDSAAKMVKKGGRLVYSTCSLEEEENMQQVAKFLKKHKNFELEPVGGYLPDEVITEEGKAYQTFPHKHNCDGHFGVRLKRVK; encoded by the coding sequence TTGGAAACTGAAGCAACTGCTCGTTCTGTCAGCGTAGAAATATTAATAGAATTTGATGAAAACGGAATTCTGGACTATTCCACAGCCAATGAACTGGATACACGCGATCGGGCCGAAGTAAGGGAGTATGTACAGAACATACTACGGAAGCGCTCCTACCTTGATTTTTTGATTGATAATTTTTCCAATGTCAATATTGAAGAGATGAAGCCCAGTCTCAAGAACATACTACGCCTGGGTATTTACGACATGATATACATGGACAGCACTCCTGATTATGCTGCCATCAACGAATCGGTAGAAATTGCCAAGCTGATGCTCGGGCACCGTACCGGAGATCTTGTCAATGCCATTATGCGAAATCTACAGCGTGACGGTGATCAACTGCCCAAACCGAAATTCAAAGATCGGACCAAGTTAGTTGCCACTACCTTCTCGCATCCCGAATGGCTAGTAAAACGCTGGAGCAAGCGCTTCGGAGAGCGGGAAGCTTTTCAACTGATGCAGGCGAATAATAAACGTCCGACCTATTACGTACGAGCCAACAACCTGCGCACAAAAACGGAAAACTTTAAACTGCGTATGACCAAAAACGGCATTCAGTTTGAAGAAAGTGACTGGCTGCCGGGTTATTTCCGGGTGGATAGTGTGGCACCTTTTATCTCAAAAGGATGGCTCAGTAAAGGTTTCTGCCAGATCCAGGATATAGCGGCAGGCTTTGCCCCTACCCTTCTGGATCCGGAACCCGGTGAAACGATTTACGATCTATGTGCAGCTCCGGGTACCAAGAGCATTATGATGTCAGATATGATGAATGCCGATGGAGACATCCTTGCAGTTGATATCTCTTCGGAGCGCCTGGATAAGCTTGCAGAAAGTGCTCTTGAGTATCATGCTGAAAACATCAAAGTGCGCAGGGCTGACGTAACCGAACTTGAACTGGATGAAGCGGATGGCGTTCTGCTAGATGCACCTTGTACCGGCACCGGTGTATTAAGCAAGCGCGCCGATCTGAGATGGCGCCGTGATGAAGAAGGTCTTGAAAGAGCCGTTGCTCAGCAGGAACAACTGTTAGACTCCGCAGCCAAGATGGTGAAAAAAGGTGGTCGACTGGTATACAGCACCTGTTCCCTGGAAGAGGAAGAAAACATGCAACAGGTTGCCAAGTTTCTTAAGAAACACAAAAATTTTGAACTGGAACCGGTTGGCGGATACCTGCCAGATGAGGTCATCACTGAAGAGGGAAAAGCTTACCAAACCTTCCCCCACAAGCATAATTGTGACGGACACTTCGGGGTGAGGTTAAAACGAGTAAAATAG
- a CDS encoding valine--tRNA ligase: MNNTTTRQEIPKQYEPNAVEEKWYSFWEVNGFFHSEPDERESYSMVIPPPNVTGVLHMGHMLNNTIQDVLVRRARMLGKNACWVPGTDHASIATEAKVVQKLRKQGITKADLSREEFLEHAWNWTEEHGGIILQQLKKLGASCDWQRTRFTLEDDLYDAVIDCFIELYDRGYIYRGKRMINWDPEAQTALSDEEVIHREVQSKLYHVRYKIKGGDNWVTIATTRPETILADTAVCVNPKDERYQDLVGKTAIVPVVEREVPIIADEYVDMEFGTGCLKITPAHDQNDYEIGQKHGLEIIDMLNPDGTLSEAAEHYVGEDRFEARKSIIKALKDRDQLVETEEISNKVGYSERTDAVIEPRLSLQWFCKMDELAKPALDNVMNDNIQFHPAKFKNSYSHWMENIRDWCISRQLWWGQRIPAWYYGDGAEEYVIAKTKEEALKKARKKSGNDLGENDIRQDEDVLDTWFSSWLWPITVFDGFKNPDNEEINYYYPTDDLVTAPEIMFFWVARMIIAGYEFRDEKPFSNVYYTGIVRDSQRRKMSKSLGNSPDPLKLIEQYGADGVRVGMLFSSPAGNDLLFEENLCEQGRNFANKIWNAFRFLMMNREEGKEYSSPLKIDEDNLADRWMLSRLHETVKAINSDMESFRINEALRKVYSLVWDDFCDWYIELIKADEPGAKIPEDKLNRGFRIFEELMKLLHPFMPFITEEIWQRIGDRDTKNAMIVAQWPELDENAISETDSDLFSAIQSTISAIRNIRAEFNVGPKAEIDLKIKAKNADIASALQDNEWIFRKLQNIGTFEVSTELKKPSTSASAVVEGSEIFVPLEGLIDLEKERKRIEDEIDRLKGFLKSVNKKLDNEQFVENAPEEVVQRERDKKDDTETSLKKLNEILHELE, encoded by the coding sequence TTGAATAACACAACAACCCGGCAGGAAATACCAAAGCAATACGAACCCAATGCTGTCGAGGAGAAGTGGTACAGCTTTTGGGAGGTTAATGGATTTTTTCACTCTGAGCCTGATGAGCGTGAGTCCTACTCAATGGTCATACCTCCCCCCAATGTAACAGGCGTATTGCATATGGGACATATGCTCAATAATACCATTCAGGACGTATTGGTTCGCAGGGCGCGTATGCTTGGCAAAAATGCCTGTTGGGTTCCTGGAACAGATCACGCTTCTATTGCTACCGAAGCCAAGGTTGTCCAGAAATTGCGCAAGCAAGGTATTACCAAAGCGGATCTGAGCCGGGAAGAATTTCTCGAACACGCGTGGAACTGGACGGAGGAACACGGCGGTATTATCCTTCAGCAGCTTAAAAAACTGGGTGCATCCTGCGACTGGCAACGCACACGCTTCACGCTGGAGGATGACCTGTATGATGCTGTGATAGACTGCTTTATTGAACTTTATGATCGCGGTTATATTTACCGCGGAAAACGCATGATCAACTGGGACCCTGAAGCCCAAACAGCCCTTTCCGATGAGGAGGTTATTCACCGTGAAGTGCAATCCAAGCTTTATCATGTTCGCTATAAGATTAAAGGCGGGGATAACTGGGTTACCATTGCTACTACCCGTCCGGAAACCATACTTGCCGATACCGCAGTATGCGTGAACCCGAAGGATGAACGCTATCAGGATCTGGTGGGTAAAACAGCCATAGTACCTGTGGTCGAACGAGAAGTTCCTATCATAGCAGATGAATATGTTGATATGGAATTCGGTACCGGATGCCTGAAAATTACCCCGGCGCATGACCAGAATGACTATGAAATCGGTCAGAAGCATGGCCTGGAAATCATTGACATGCTGAATCCTGACGGTACCCTAAGCGAGGCTGCAGAGCATTACGTCGGGGAAGACCGATTTGAAGCCCGTAAATCCATAATCAAGGCATTAAAAGATCGGGACCAGCTGGTAGAGACGGAAGAGATCAGCAACAAGGTCGGTTATTCGGAAAGAACCGATGCCGTAATAGAACCTCGCTTGTCGCTACAGTGGTTTTGTAAGATGGATGAGCTGGCCAAACCGGCCCTTGACAATGTGATGAACGACAATATTCAATTTCACCCGGCTAAATTTAAAAACTCCTACAGTCACTGGATGGAGAACATCCGGGATTGGTGTATATCACGTCAACTTTGGTGGGGACAGCGAATTCCCGCCTGGTACTATGGTGACGGTGCGGAAGAGTATGTAATAGCCAAGACCAAGGAAGAGGCTCTGAAAAAGGCTCGTAAAAAATCAGGCAATGATTTAGGCGAGAATGATATACGGCAGGATGAAGATGTGCTCGACACCTGGTTCTCTTCCTGGTTATGGCCCATTACCGTATTTGACGGTTTCAAAAATCCCGATAATGAAGAGATCAATTATTACTATCCCACTGATGATCTGGTTACAGCACCTGAAATTATGTTCTTCTGGGTGGCACGAATGATCATTGCAGGCTACGAGTTCCGTGACGAAAAACCATTCAGCAACGTATACTACACCGGTATTGTTCGTGATAGCCAGCGCCGTAAGATGTCTAAATCTTTGGGCAACTCCCCGGATCCCCTGAAACTGATTGAGCAATATGGAGCGGACGGAGTTAGGGTAGGCATGCTGTTCTCCTCTCCTGCAGGTAATGACCTGCTCTTTGAGGAGAATCTTTGTGAGCAAGGCAGAAATTTTGCCAACAAGATTTGGAATGCTTTTCGATTTCTGATGATGAACCGGGAGGAAGGAAAAGAGTACTCCTCACCACTTAAAATCGATGAGGATAACCTTGCTGACCGGTGGATGCTTTCCAGGCTCCATGAGACCGTCAAAGCTATCAACAGCGACATGGAGTCATTTCGCATCAACGAAGCCCTGCGAAAAGTGTATTCCCTGGTTTGGGATGATTTTTGTGACTGGTACATTGAGCTCATCAAGGCTGACGAACCCGGGGCAAAGATTCCTGAAGACAAACTGAATCGCGGGTTCCGTATCTTCGAGGAACTTATGAAGTTGCTGCACCCTTTCATGCCTTTCATTACCGAGGAGATCTGGCAGCGTATCGGAGATCGTGACACTAAAAATGCCATGATTGTTGCGCAATGGCCAGAACTGGATGAAAATGCTATATCAGAGACCGATTCCGATCTATTTTCTGCCATCCAAAGTACAATTTCCGCTATCAGGAATATCCGGGCAGAATTTAATGTCGGACCAAAAGCAGAGATCGATCTTAAGATCAAGGCAAAAAATGCAGACATTGCATCTGCTCTTCAAGACAATGAATGGATCTTTAGGAAGTTACAGAATATTGGCACTTTTGAGGTTTCAACAGAACTGAAAAAACCTTCTACGTCTGCTTCTGCTGTGGTAGAAGGATCCGAAATTTTTGTCCCCCTGGAAGGTCTTATAGACCTCGAGAAGGAACGTAAACGCATTGAAGATGAAATCGACCGTCTTAAAGGTTTTCTTAAATCCGTTAATAAAAAACTGGACAATGAACAGTTTGTAGAAAATGCTCCGGAAGAAGTAGTCCAGCGTGAACGAGACAAGAAAGACGACACTGAAACCAGCCTTAAAAAGCTGAACGAAATTTTACACGAATTGGAATAA
- a CDS encoding type 1 glutamine amidotransferase domain-containing protein encodes MTNQLQGRKIAILATDGFEEVELTKPREALDKAGAETHLISPKEGTIKAWNHTKWGDDYDVDTTLDEADHTDYHGLMLPGGVMNPDSLRTEKKAVEFATRFLHSGKPIAAICHGPQLLIETKELQGRTMTSYPSIKTDLINAGVNWVDKEVVVDYGLTTSRNPDDIPAFNNKMIEEFREGVHEELAPN; translated from the coding sequence ATGACAAATCAATTACAAGGACGTAAGATTGCCATATTAGCAACTGATGGTTTTGAAGAAGTTGAATTAACCAAGCCTAGGGAAGCGCTGGATAAAGCCGGTGCAGAAACCCATCTTATCTCTCCAAAAGAAGGTACCATAAAAGCCTGGAACCATACCAAATGGGGTGATGACTATGACGTAGATACTACACTTGATGAGGCGGATCATACCGACTATCATGGTCTGATGCTACCGGGCGGTGTCATGAATCCGGACAGTCTGAGAACGGAGAAGAAAGCAGTAGAATTTGCCACCCGTTTCCTACACTCCGGTAAACCAATCGCAGCCATCTGTCACGGTCCACAGCTTCTCATTGAAACGAAAGAACTACAGGGAAGAACCATGACCTCTTATCCATCTATTAAGACTGACCTGATTAACGCCGGTGTTAACTGGGTGGATAAGGAAGTAGTGGTCGATTATGGATTAACCACCAGCCGAAATCCAGATGATATACCGGCATTCAATAATAAAATGATAGAAGAATTCCGGGAAGGAGTCCATGAAGAACTTGCTCCAAATTAG
- a CDS encoding DUF5723 family protein has translation MNNHFYSRLLGCFIAVLIFGGGNLMAQPVLNARNIALGGGGTAYLNGIEANFYNPANLSVYDREGSIHFSLGTLGTFFEPVLSSGNPKSQFQRYTDTFLPYEPGEQGITTTQRTTILDENYSGNNLTSEHLSRADIIWGGLQWIGDKKSYSIALRTRLGSRIEVGKGWYSVEDYAQNGTSVRDMTLIKQTQALHEISFGFAQEFQFLNGLIPRINKLYLGIAPKFLLGGTYENSVYNGKYITDDQNNTTYQRDFTFYSTGIYSDMISSYLLSGSAENAIDRELNNRFLLKPTGYGAGVDFGLTYLIPLGSDVSILDSGESRKPIEKSLRIGLSITDIGVVHYSSQPLQLSLSQTNTQINAQDPVDNQFIGSAGQLPVFFDEATELPNPFFEANSQSDGNFTVSLPTSFNAGIVLDINRVKLMSDLTLGLSNTAFTNKKLVAHFGVESRPLPYLPLRFGTTLAAGKPLRFGAGTGFESRYWDFSISTQVLVKSSTLTSDVVGGAIAALRFHL, from the coding sequence ATGAACAATCATTTTTACAGCAGGCTATTAGGTTGCTTTATAGCAGTACTAATTTTTGGGGGTGGAAATCTCATGGCTCAGCCTGTGCTTAATGCCCGTAATATTGCTTTGGGCGGAGGCGGAACTGCCTATCTAAACGGAATTGAGGCTAATTTTTATAACCCGGCTAACCTCTCGGTATATGATCGTGAGGGGTCAATCCATTTTTCTTTAGGAACTCTGGGCACCTTCTTTGAACCGGTATTATCCTCCGGAAACCCCAAAAGCCAATTCCAGCGATATACCGATACATTCCTCCCCTATGAGCCCGGCGAACAGGGTATAACAACAACCCAGAGAACCACCATCCTGGATGAAAATTACTCCGGCAATAATTTGACTTCAGAACACTTGTCCAGAGCTGATATCATTTGGGGTGGCCTGCAATGGATAGGTGATAAGAAGTCCTACTCAATAGCCTTGAGAACCCGCCTCGGATCAAGAATTGAGGTTGGCAAAGGATGGTATTCTGTGGAAGATTATGCTCAGAACGGGACATCCGTTCGCGATATGACGCTTATCAAACAAACACAGGCGTTACACGAAATTTCTTTTGGGTTTGCTCAGGAGTTTCAATTCTTAAACGGGCTTATTCCCAGAATCAATAAACTTTATCTAGGTATAGCCCCAAAATTTTTACTAGGCGGTACCTATGAAAATTCCGTCTACAACGGCAAATACATTACTGATGATCAGAATAATACAACTTATCAGAGGGACTTCACTTTTTATTCTACAGGTATCTATTCTGACATGATCAGCAGCTATTTGCTTTCCGGTTCCGCTGAAAATGCCATTGACAGGGAACTCAATAACCGATTCCTGTTAAAACCGACCGGTTACGGTGCCGGAGTCGATTTTGGACTCACCTATCTTATCCCATTGGGTTCGGATGTCAGTATTCTTGATAGCGGTGAGAGCAGAAAGCCAATCGAAAAGTCCCTGCGCATAGGGCTATCAATCACTGATATAGGTGTGGTTCACTATTCTTCACAGCCTCTTCAGCTGTCTCTGTCACAAACAAATACGCAGATAAATGCTCAGGACCCTGTCGATAATCAATTTATTGGCTCAGCAGGACAGTTGCCGGTTTTCTTTGATGAAGCTACAGAGCTACCAAATCCCTTTTTTGAAGCAAACAGCCAGTCAGATGGTAATTTTACGGTGTCTCTTCCCACATCATTTAATGCCGGCATCGTTCTCGATATCAACCGGGTAAAACTGATGAGTGACTTGACATTGGGACTCAGTAATACAGCATTTACCAATAAAAAGCTGGTTGCCCATTTTGGCGTTGAATCGCGTCCCCTGCCCTATCTACCGCTTCGTTTCGGTACCACTTTGGCTGCCGGAAAACCACTACGTTTTGGTGCAGGTACCGGTTTTGAATCCCGTTATTGGGATTTTTCCATCTCTACACAAGTACTTGTAAAATCAAGCACTCTTACATCGGATGTTGTAGGTGGAGCAATCGCAGCTTTGCGGTTTCATCTGTAG
- a CDS encoding ATP-dependent helicase, with protein sequence MAKKPSFLNDLNERQQKAATHTDGPLLIVAGAGSGKTRVLTYRIAYLIEQGKAHPGEILALTFTNKAAREMKERIQKLIGDEAKKLWMGTFHSVFSKILRFEAEKIGFTSNYSIYDTDDSQNAIKQILRENNYDPKEIQPRTIHRRISDAKNQLILPGQYKERFVHSTLDDITARIYGMYVERLKHNNAMDFDDLLIKPIQLFSEHEDVLEKYQDRYKYILIDEYQDTNHAQYKVTNMLAKKYKNLCVVGDDAQSIYSFRGADITNILNFKEDYENAVEIPLEQNYRSTKAILKAADSIIKQNTGQLEKTLWTDNDTGETITVLDNYDERDEANRVANYINELKMRKGYQFNDFAILYRTNYQSRVFEETLRRKGITYQLVGGLSFYQRKEIKDVLAYLTLLSNPDDDTNLLRIINEPSRGIGNKSLHDLTSTARQTGQSLWRILKNVEDANLYKPAENSVKEFVDMIQELKADLKNNVSLTDVTKKLLKKSGYMKSLVEENSPKSMTRRENIIELQNAISYFEKNTKNPKLSSFLQEISLITDTDKYDEDKPAVTLMTVHAAKGLEFPVVFVVGLEEELFPVGSRNYEDVNIEEERRLFYVAITRAEDQLFFSHCRSRYKYGEEKPMMRSRFLDEVSSDVVRTETGSTINQNKSRFSNGSSDSEYDGNTKVEYDWKKPLYNKNNRNSNQGTTIHYDNPDEDPFQVGAKVEHSVFGPGKIINRTGHGERTKVVVFFKDRGRKTLMLRVAKLSVIG encoded by the coding sequence ATGGCTAAAAAACCGTCATTTTTAAACGACCTTAATGAACGTCAGCAAAAGGCCGCTACCCATACTGACGGACCGCTCCTTATTGTGGCCGGCGCAGGCAGCGGCAAGACCCGTGTACTCACCTATCGTATCGCCTATCTCATTGAGCAGGGCAAAGCACATCCCGGCGAAATACTGGCACTGACCTTTACCAACAAGGCGGCCCGTGAGATGAAGGAGCGCATTCAGAAACTGATCGGCGATGAAGCCAAGAAGCTATGGATGGGTACCTTTCACTCGGTATTTTCAAAGATCCTACGTTTTGAGGCCGAAAAAATCGGTTTCACTTCCAATTATTCGATTTATGATACAGACGATTCCCAGAATGCGATCAAACAGATTTTGCGGGAGAACAATTACGATCCCAAGGAGATCCAGCCAAGAACTATCCATCGCCGTATCAGTGATGCCAAAAACCAGCTGATTCTGCCCGGTCAGTATAAAGAACGGTTCGTTCATAGTACCCTGGATGATATAACAGCTCGAATCTATGGCATGTATGTGGAACGATTGAAGCATAACAATGCCATGGATTTTGATGACCTGCTCATAAAACCTATACAGTTATTCAGCGAGCATGAGGATGTACTTGAAAAATACCAGGATCGTTATAAATATATCCTCATTGACGAGTACCAGGATACCAATCATGCCCAGTATAAAGTGACTAATATGCTGGCCAAAAAATATAAGAACCTGTGTGTGGTCGGTGACGATGCCCAAAGTATTTACTCATTTCGCGGGGCTGATATCACCAACATCCTTAATTTCAAGGAGGATTATGAAAATGCCGTTGAGATTCCTCTCGAACAAAATTACCGTTCTACCAAAGCCATTTTAAAAGCGGCCGATTCTATAATTAAACAAAATACCGGGCAGCTTGAGAAAACCTTGTGGACTGATAACGATACAGGTGAAACCATAACCGTCCTTGATAACTATGACGAGCGAGACGAAGCCAACCGGGTAGCCAATTATATCAACGAACTGAAGATGCGCAAAGGCTACCAGTTCAATGATTTTGCCATTTTATACCGTACCAACTACCAGAGCAGGGTTTTTGAAGAGACACTTCGCAGAAAAGGCATTACCTACCAACTGGTAGGCGGGCTCTCTTTTTATCAGCGAAAGGAAATTAAGGATGTTCTTGCATATCTGACGCTACTGTCAAACCCCGATGACGACACCAACCTACTTCGAATCATAAACGAACCGTCACGGGGTATCGGTAACAAATCACTCCATGACCTGACTTCGACTGCAAGGCAAACCGGCCAGTCCTTATGGAGGATTCTGAAAAATGTTGAAGATGCCAATCTCTACAAACCGGCCGAAAACAGCGTCAAAGAGTTTGTCGACATGATCCAGGAGTTGAAAGCGGATCTTAAAAATAATGTCTCCCTGACCGATGTAACTAAAAAGTTGCTGAAGAAATCAGGCTACATGAAGTCGCTGGTTGAGGAAAACTCTCCTAAATCCATGACACGTAGGGAGAACATCATCGAACTTCAGAATGCCATCTCCTACTTCGAAAAGAATACCAAGAATCCAAAGCTTAGCTCATTTCTGCAGGAGATAAGCCTTATTACCGATACCGATAAATATGATGAAGACAAGCCGGCGGTTACCCTCATGACTGTTCATGCTGCTAAAGGATTGGAGTTTCCGGTTGTATTTGTAGTCGGACTTGAAGAGGAGCTGTTCCCTGTAGGCAGCCGTAATTATGAGGACGTAAATATCGAGGAAGAACGTCGGCTATTTTATGTAGCTATCACGCGTGCGGAAGACCAACTCTTTTTCAGTCACTGCAGGTCTCGCTACAAATATGGGGAAGAAAAGCCCATGATGCGCTCGCGTTTCCTGGATGAGGTAAGTTCTGATGTGGTAAGAACGGAAACCGGATCCACCATCAACCAGAATAAATCACGCTTTTCAAATGGCAGTTCGGATTCGGAATACGACGGCAATACCAAAGTGGAATACGACTGGAAAAAGCCACTTTACAACAAAAATAATCGCAATTCCAACCAAGGTACTACCATTCACTATGATAATCCCGATGAAGATCCCTTTCAGGTGGGTGCCAAGGTTGAACACAGCGTATTCGGTCCGGGTAAAATCATAAACAGAACAGGCCATGGCGAAAGGACCAAAGTTGTTGTATTTTTCAAAGACCGAGGTCGAAAAACATTGATGCTCAGGGTGGCAAAATTAAGTGTGATCGGCTAA
- the lon gene encoding endopeptidase La gives MSNMFKNLSDFEDMENELDDFEQAIPLMSEEEEKELSQSEIPDNLPILPLKNTVLFPGVVVPITVGRDRSLAMVKEAYENDKTIGVVTQKDEDNEDPDPEDLYKVGTVAQILKLIKMPDGSKSIVIQGKTIFKVDQFTQKDPYFRADVEPYRQEMNISGVELDASIRSVKETASKIVNLSPNIPSEASIAINNISSPTFLLNFISSNLNVSVSDKQEVLEIQQFSKRLEKVMEFLNKELQVLNLSEEIRTKVKSDIDEQQRDFYLRQQMKAIQEALGEDSEQQEVEKLRKRLKEKSLPDEARDTAEKELDRLERTPNSSPNYGIIHSYIEWILDLPWDEYSEDNLDLENAQKVLNEDHYGLDKVKKRIIEYLAVLKLKSDMKAPILCFYGPPGVGKTSLGKSIARALNREFERFSLGGIHDEAEIRGHRRTYIGALPGRILRAMKKSGKGNPVMMLDEIDKVGSDYRGDPTSALLEVLDPEQNDSFADNFLELEYDLSRVLFIATANSLETIPAPLRDRMEIINISGYTLQEKSEIAKQHLIPKQIKENGLTEDQIKITSQALDKIIEEYTRESGVRTLERQIGSVCRGVAAKVAKSGDKDKKHTVGVNEIHEYLGKQKYFSEVAERTTVPGVATGLAWTQYGGDILFIEASVSKGSGKIHITGQLGDVMKESAMLAMSYLRAQAEELGIPEEAFKYWDLHIHVPKGAVPKDGPSAGVSIFSAVASIFTQRKVKGTLAMTGEITLRGLVLPVGGIKEKVLAAKRSGIEKVLLPKKNEKDVDEIEEDVIGDLKVQYLDRMDPLLDIVLEKEAVMDPKERFKVSEAHKSQNGRTDQTKDSTEETVVME, from the coding sequence ATGAGCAATATGTTTAAAAACCTGTCAGACTTTGAAGACATGGAAAATGAGCTTGATGATTTTGAACAAGCTATTCCATTGATGTCTGAAGAAGAAGAGAAAGAACTTTCTCAGTCTGAAATACCGGATAATCTACCCATTTTACCGTTGAAGAATACGGTTCTATTCCCCGGTGTAGTCGTTCCTATTACGGTTGGTCGTGATCGTTCTCTAGCAATGGTCAAAGAAGCATACGAAAATGACAAGACCATTGGCGTTGTAACTCAGAAAGACGAGGATAATGAAGATCCCGATCCGGAAGATTTGTACAAAGTAGGTACCGTTGCCCAAATCTTGAAACTGATCAAGATGCCGGATGGCAGCAAAAGTATTGTCATTCAGGGTAAAACCATTTTCAAAGTTGACCAATTCACCCAGAAAGACCCTTATTTCCGTGCCGATGTAGAACCATATAGGCAGGAAATGAATATCTCGGGTGTTGAGTTGGATGCATCCATACGTTCTGTTAAAGAGACGGCCAGTAAGATAGTAAACCTGTCCCCTAACATTCCTTCTGAGGCATCTATAGCTATAAATAATATCAGCAGCCCGACATTTCTGCTGAATTTTATCTCCTCTAATCTCAATGTCTCTGTTTCTGACAAACAGGAAGTGCTTGAGATACAGCAATTTTCCAAGCGTCTGGAAAAAGTGATGGAGTTTCTGAACAAAGAGCTCCAGGTATTGAACCTGAGTGAAGAGATCCGAACCAAAGTAAAGTCAGATATAGACGAACAGCAGCGTGATTTTTACCTGCGTCAGCAAATGAAAGCTATTCAGGAAGCTCTCGGTGAGGACAGCGAGCAACAGGAAGTTGAAAAGCTCAGAAAACGACTCAAGGAGAAGAGTCTGCCTGACGAAGCCAGAGATACAGCAGAAAAAGAACTTGACAGGCTGGAAAGAACCCCAAATTCCTCACCTAACTATGGAATCATTCACAGCTATATTGAATGGATCCTGGATCTGCCTTGGGACGAGTATTCGGAAGATAATCTCGATCTTGAAAACGCACAAAAAGTACTCAATGAAGATCACTACGGTTTGGATAAAGTCAAGAAACGAATTATTGAGTATCTGGCCGTGCTAAAATTGAAGAGCGATATGAAAGCTCCAATTCTCTGCTTCTACGGCCCTCCCGGAGTCGGTAAGACTTCACTTGGTAAATCCATCGCTCGTGCGTTGAATAGAGAGTTTGAGCGATTCAGCCTGGGCGGAATTCATGACGAAGCCGAAATACGAGGCCACCGGAGAACCTATATTGGAGCTCTGCCCGGTCGTATATTGAGGGCCATGAAGAAATCAGGAAAAGGTAATCCGGTTATGATGCTGGATGAAATTGACAAAGTGGGTTCCGATTATCGCGGTGACCCGACTTCCGCCCTGCTTGAGGTACTTGACCCTGAGCAGAATGACAGTTTTGCCGATAATTTCCTCGAGCTTGAATATGACTTGTCACGCGTTCTCTTTATTGCTACGGCAAACTCACTCGAAACCATTCCTGCTCCGCTTCGTGACCGTATGGAAATCATCAATATCAGCGGTTACACGCTTCAAGAGAAAAGTGAAATTGCCAAACAGCATCTCATACCAAAGCAGATTAAAGAAAACGGGTTGACGGAAGATCAGATCAAAATTACTTCTCAGGCACTAGATAAAATTATTGAGGAGTATACCCGTGAGTCGGGCGTTAGAACGCTTGAACGTCAAATAGGCTCTGTCTGCCGGGGTGTAGCAGCCAAGGTTGCAAAAAGCGGTGACAAAGATAAGAAGCATACTGTTGGTGTAAACGAAATCCACGAATACCTCGGTAAACAGAAATACTTCTCAGAAGTCGCCGAACGAACCACTGTACCCGGTGTTGCTACCGGATTGGCATGGACGCAATACGGCGGTGATATTTTATTTATTGAGGCTAGCGTCTCTAAAGGATCCGGTAAAATTCATATTACCGGTCAGTTGGGTGATGTGATGAAAGAGTCGGCCATGCTTGCCATGTCATACTTGAGAGCCCAAGCCGAAGAACTGGGTATACCGGAAGAGGCATTCAAATATTGGGACCTCCATATCCACGTGCCTAAAGGAGCCGTACCTAAAGACGGGCCATCTGCCGGAGTCTCCATATTCTCTGCCGTTGCTTCCATCTTTACCCAGAGAAAAGTAAAAGGTACTCTGGCTATGACCGGAGAAATTACGCTTCGAGGTCTTGTACTGCCTGTCGGCGGTATCAAAGAAAAAGTCCTGGCCGCGAAACGATCGGGTATAGAAAAAGTACTGCTGCCCAAAAAGAATGAGAAAGATGTCGATGAGATTGAAGAGGATGTAATCGGTGATTTGAAGGTACAATACCTTGACCGCATGGATCCCCTGCTTGACATCGTGCTTGAGAAAGAAGCTGTGATGGACCCCAAAGAGAGGTTCAAAGTTTCAGAAGCACATAAATCTCAAAACGGCAGAACCGATCAAACCAAGGACTCCACTGAAGAGACGGTTGTAATGGAGTAA